Proteins encoded together in one Catellatospora citrea window:
- a CDS encoding PaaI family thioesterase, producing the protein MTSLVIDARHNGPPGSGNGGWTSGLVAGAVGAVDGLVEITLRKPPPLETALTVAATADGWAVHDPQETLIASVTLRADDIPAVPPVSRTEALAASGRYPGHTDHPFPTCFVCGPQRPDGLRIFPGRLPDGRTAATFLVPTDRSPAVVWAALDCPGGWAVIDRDQAFVLGRYAVAVDALPEPDDECVVVGEPVHREGRKALVRSSLYAPDGNLLARAEATWIAVPG; encoded by the coding sequence ATGACCTCCCTGGTGATCGACGCCCGGCACAACGGCCCGCCCGGCTCCGGCAACGGCGGCTGGACGAGTGGCCTGGTCGCGGGGGCTGTCGGCGCGGTGGACGGGCTGGTCGAGATCACGTTGCGCAAGCCGCCGCCGCTGGAGACGGCGCTGACGGTCGCCGCGACCGCGGACGGCTGGGCGGTGCACGACCCGCAGGAGACGCTGATCGCCTCGGTGACCCTGCGGGCCGACGACATCCCGGCGGTGCCGCCGGTGAGCCGCACCGAGGCGCTGGCGGCGTCCGGCCGCTACCCCGGGCATACCGACCACCCGTTCCCCACCTGCTTCGTCTGCGGCCCGCAGCGTCCCGACGGGCTGCGCATCTTCCCGGGGCGGCTGCCCGACGGCCGGACCGCGGCCACCTTCCTCGTGCCGACCGACCGGTCGCCGGCCGTGGTGTGGGCCGCGCTGGACTGCCCGGGCGGCTGGGCCGTCATCGACCGGGACCAGGCGTTCGTGCTCGGCCGGTACGCGGTGGCGGTGGATGCGCTGCCGGAACCGGACGACGAGTGCGTGGTGGTCGGCGAGCCGGTGCACCGGGAGGGCCGCAAGGCGCTGGTCCGCTCGTCGCTCTACGCCCCGGACGGGAACCTGCTGGCCCGGGCCGAGGCGACCTGGATCGCGGTGCCCGGCTGA
- a CDS encoding GNAT family N-acetyltransferase, whose protein sequence is MTTMLLTAAPTGYSALIAGDAATVEAAQRLRYRVFAEEMGAQLPDTGGLDVDEYDAYCDHLVVREDRTGEIVGTYRLLPPQRAIWLGRRYGDSEFDLTALTVLRDQLVEAGRSCVHPDHRTGAVINLMWAGIAKYLDRMGHRWLSGCASVPLADGGVQASQVWDLASRKHLSPPQLRVQPRNPWQPLPVERPATIAAAPPLLRGYLRLGAWVAGAPAHDASFGVADFYVLLGVDRIDPRYLKHFLAA, encoded by the coding sequence ATGACGACGATGTTGTTGACCGCCGCCCCCACCGGCTACTCCGCGCTGATCGCCGGGGACGCGGCCACGGTCGAGGCGGCACAGCGGCTGCGCTACCGCGTTTTCGCCGAGGAGATGGGCGCCCAGCTTCCCGACACCGGAGGCCTGGACGTCGACGAGTACGACGCGTACTGCGACCACCTCGTGGTGCGGGAGGACCGCACCGGCGAGATCGTCGGCACGTACCGCCTGCTGCCCCCGCAGCGGGCCATCTGGCTGGGCCGCCGGTACGGCGACAGCGAATTCGACCTGACCGCCCTCACCGTCCTGCGCGACCAGCTGGTCGAGGCCGGGCGCAGCTGCGTGCACCCCGACCACCGCACCGGCGCCGTGATCAACCTGATGTGGGCCGGCATCGCGAAGTACCTGGACCGGATGGGCCACCGCTGGCTGAGCGGCTGCGCCTCGGTGCCGCTGGCCGACGGCGGCGTGCAGGCGTCGCAGGTGTGGGACCTGGCGTCCCGCAAGCACCTGTCGCCGCCGCAGCTGCGGGTGCAGCCGCGCAACCCGTGGCAGCCGCTGCCCGTCGAGCGTCCCGCCACGATCGCCGCCGCGCCGCCGCTGCTGCGCGGATACCTGCGGCTGGGCGCGTGGGTGGCCGGTGCGCCCGCGCACGACGCGTCCTTCGGCGTGGCCGACTTCTACGTGCTGCTCGGCGTGGACCGGATCGACCCCCGCTACCTCAAGCACTTCCTGGCCGCGTGA
- a CDS encoding lysophospholipid acyltransferase family protein gives MRTEPRTAVPPAAGAAVRPAPPPRIPADQLWRPYADCGRQCGGDGGPRVGRLRQALRAVAGGLVLLLGVLLPWRPDLMARALLRALGIRLRMTGPGVTPGALLVGNHVSWLDIVVMTALSRRAGRLRMVAKTEVGSWPVIGRIARRQQTIFVDRARPRALPGTVAQVAAALRAGQAVQVFPEGTTTCGPHPVPWRAAFLQAAVDAGAPVQTFTLRYAHPAAGFVGDDTLIVSLRRVLAARGMSVAVLLGASRPADAPRRELAARLSHADLPAA, from the coding sequence ATGAGAACCGAGCCGCGGACTGCGGTCCCGCCCGCGGCGGGCGCTGCGGTTCGTCCGGCGCCGCCGCCGCGGATACCGGCGGACCAGCTCTGGCGGCCGTACGCGGACTGCGGTCGCCAGTGCGGAGGCGACGGCGGGCCGCGGGTCGGCCGGCTGCGCCAGGCGCTGCGGGCCGTGGCGGGCGGGCTGGTGCTGCTGCTCGGCGTGCTGCTGCCGTGGCGGCCCGACCTGATGGCTCGGGCCCTGCTGCGGGCGCTGGGCATCCGGCTGCGGATGACCGGACCCGGCGTCACGCCGGGCGCGCTGCTGGTCGGCAACCACGTCTCCTGGCTGGACATCGTGGTGATGACGGCGCTGAGCCGGCGGGCGGGGCGGCTGCGCATGGTGGCCAAGACCGAGGTCGGCTCGTGGCCGGTGATCGGGCGGATCGCCCGACGCCAGCAGACGATCTTCGTGGATCGGGCCCGGCCCCGGGCGCTGCCGGGCACGGTCGCGCAGGTGGCGGCCGCGTTGCGGGCGGGGCAGGCGGTGCAGGTGTTCCCTGAGGGGACGACCACCTGCGGGCCGCACCCGGTGCCGTGGCGGGCGGCGTTCCTGCAGGCCGCGGTTGACGCGGGCGCGCCGGTGCAGACCTTCACGCTGCGCTACGCGCACCCGGCGGCGGGTTTCGTCGGCGACGACACCCTGATCGTGTCGCTGCGCCGGGTGCTCGCGGCGCGCGGCATGTCCGTGGCCGTGCTGCTGGGCGCGTCGCGTCCGGCCGACGCGCCCCGGCGGGAACTGGCCGCCCGGCTCTCGCACGCCGACCTGCCCGCGGCCTGA
- a CDS encoding response regulator transcription factor: MPEANLLVVEDDPNILELLSASLRFAGFEVKAVGDGATALDAAAKVRPDLVVLDVMLPDLDGFEVIKQLRQDRGRVPVVFLTARDATDDKIRGLTLGGDDYVTKPFSLEELTARIRAVLRRTSGETGTPRLTFADLELDEETHEVRRAGNLVQLSPTEFKLLRYLMLNPNRVLSKAQILDHVWNYDFRGDDNIVESYISYLRRKVDNVSPRLIQTLRGVGYVLRKPTS; this comes from the coding sequence ATGCCTGAGGCGAATCTGCTCGTGGTCGAGGATGACCCGAACATCCTGGAGCTGCTGTCGGCCAGCCTGCGTTTCGCGGGCTTCGAGGTCAAGGCGGTGGGCGACGGCGCGACCGCGCTCGACGCCGCCGCGAAGGTGCGGCCTGACCTCGTCGTGCTCGACGTGATGCTGCCGGACCTCGACGGCTTCGAGGTGATCAAGCAGCTCCGCCAGGACCGCGGCCGGGTGCCGGTGGTGTTCCTGACCGCGCGCGACGCCACCGACGACAAGATCCGCGGGCTGACGCTGGGCGGCGACGACTACGTCACCAAGCCGTTCAGCCTCGAGGAGCTGACCGCCCGCATCCGCGCCGTGTTGCGCCGCACCAGCGGCGAGACCGGCACGCCCCGGCTCACGTTCGCCGATCTGGAGCTGGACGAGGAGACGCACGAGGTGCGCCGGGCGGGCAACCTGGTGCAGCTGTCGCCGACCGAGTTCAAGCTGCTGCGCTACCTGATGCTCAACCCCAACCGGGTGCTGTCCAAGGCGCAGATCCTCGACCACGTGTGGAACTACGACTTCCGGGGCGACGACAACATCGTCGAGTCCTACATCTCGTACCTGCGCCGCAAGGTCGACAACGTGTCGCCCCGGCTCATCCAGACCCTGCGCGGCGTCGGCTACGTGCTGCGCAAGCCGACGTCGTGA
- a CDS encoding sensor histidine kinase has product MLLLVLAIVLIGVASHLAMRRYLTDRVDSDLSGARLLLEDEMSKASFRPGTSTEVFLPSDFIIGWEKAAPVPAGDDPWGFEKPPNVTRQDLPQLPPPSELRGRAGDYFTVKARDGAPHWRVMVGELKFRGEPTGVLVVAERTTTIDAAVHRLLWINIYGGAAVLILAAMIGTELVRRSLRPLAAIEKTAKAIAGGDLTQRVPDPEEGCTTPRTEVGSLARALNAMLAQIETAFTARAASETSARAAESIARDAAVAAQVSEGRARRSEERMRRFVADASHELRTPLTTIRGFAELYRQGAARAPEETASLVKRIEDESRRMGLLVDDLLLLARMDQERPLRPAPVELRVLAVEAVQAARVMDPARPIELVVAPDAGHLVVAGDDARLRQVIGNLMSNALAHTPPGTRVQLRLRSESGQAVLEVADDGPGLDPAQRDRVFERFYRADAARTRRANGHVSTGLGLAIVAALVEAHQGTIEVDSEPGKGAVFRVRVPLVEIDDDADDQSDDPSQQVDA; this is encoded by the coding sequence ATGCTGCTGCTGGTCCTGGCGATCGTGCTGATCGGGGTGGCCAGCCACCTGGCGATGCGGCGCTACCTGACCGACCGCGTCGACAGCGACCTGTCGGGCGCCCGGCTGCTGCTGGAGGACGAGATGTCCAAGGCGTCCTTCCGCCCCGGCACCAGCACGGAGGTCTTCCTGCCCAGCGACTTCATCATCGGCTGGGAGAAGGCCGCCCCGGTGCCCGCGGGGGACGACCCCTGGGGGTTCGAGAAGCCGCCGAACGTGACCCGGCAGGACCTGCCGCAGCTGCCGCCGCCGAGCGAGCTGCGCGGCCGGGCCGGTGACTACTTCACCGTCAAGGCGCGCGACGGCGCGCCGCACTGGCGGGTGATGGTGGGTGAGCTGAAGTTCCGCGGCGAACCCACCGGGGTGCTCGTCGTCGCCGAGCGCACCACCACCATCGACGCGGCCGTGCACCGGCTGCTGTGGATCAACATCTACGGCGGCGCGGCCGTGCTCATCCTGGCCGCGATGATCGGCACCGAACTGGTCCGGCGCAGCCTGCGGCCACTGGCCGCGATCGAGAAGACGGCGAAGGCCATCGCCGGCGGCGACCTGACCCAGCGCGTGCCCGACCCGGAGGAGGGGTGCACCACGCCCCGCACGGAGGTCGGCTCACTGGCCCGTGCGCTCAACGCGATGCTGGCGCAGATCGAGACCGCCTTCACGGCCCGTGCCGCATCCGAGACGTCGGCCCGCGCGGCCGAGTCCATCGCCCGCGACGCCGCCGTGGCCGCACAGGTCTCCGAGGGACGCGCCCGCCGCTCCGAGGAGCGGATGCGGCGGTTCGTCGCCGACGCCTCGCACGAACTGCGTACGCCGCTGACCACCATCCGCGGCTTCGCCGAGCTCTACCGGCAGGGCGCGGCCCGCGCGCCGGAGGAGACCGCCTCCCTGGTCAAGCGGATCGAGGACGAGTCCCGCCGGATGGGCCTGCTCGTCGACGACCTGCTGCTGCTGGCCCGGATGGACCAGGAGCGCCCGCTGCGCCCGGCCCCGGTCGAGCTGCGCGTGCTGGCCGTCGAAGCGGTGCAGGCCGCCCGGGTGATGGACCCGGCCCGGCCGATCGAACTCGTCGTCGCGCCCGACGCCGGCCACCTGGTGGTCGCCGGGGACGACGCCCGGCTGCGCCAGGTCATCGGCAACCTCATGAGCAACGCCCTGGCCCACACGCCACCGGGCACCCGCGTGCAGTTGCGGCTGCGCTCCGAGTCGGGGCAGGCTGTGCTGGAGGTGGCCGACGACGGCCCCGGCCTCGACCCGGCCCAGCGGGACCGGGTGTTCGAGCGCTTCTACCGGGCGGACGCCGCGCGCACCCGCCGCGCCAACGGCCACGTCAGCACCGGGCTCGGCCTGGCCATCGTGGCCGCGCTGGTGGAGGCGCACCAGGGCACGATCGAGGTCGACAGCGAGCCCGGCAAGGGTGCCGTGTTCCGGGTGCGGGTGCCGCTCGTTGAGATCGACGACGATGCCGATGATCAGTCCGACGACCCGTCGCAGCAGGTGGACGCCTGA
- a CDS encoding S1C family serine protease: protein MSEYDKPQTAAQPTEPVDTAAVPPRPEATAGTVPGTPAHAASDDTAVTAPQAVTPAPGLPVEPAPATWPQPAVAAQPGPQPPAHAYPATAYPQSAPPSAYPQSAPPSGYPQSAQPGSAYPGTPAGYPTSGYPAAGYPTGSYPTAGQPAWTPPGTPGKSVGGTIAKVALGSVAAVVLALGSGVAGAVIATNYAEDGKITVSSGSTAAAPVVDRSSLAGVAKAMQPSVVNISTGSGEGSGIVLTEDGYILTNNHVVAGAQNQDVTVTLSSGKKVPAKVVGTDPRTDLGVVKANTNGLTLAPFGNSDQVAVGDTVLAIGSPLGLRGSVTAGIISARDRTISVGEGRSTSLSGLLQTDAPINPGNSGGALVNTKGEVIGINTAIATNGSSDGNIGVGFAIPSNKAKGIAEQIMNGKPVSHPYLGVSVTASNDGGAAVSAVTENSPANKAGLQKGDIISKFNGKIINDSDDLVSAV, encoded by the coding sequence ATGAGCGAGTACGACAAGCCCCAGACCGCAGCGCAGCCGACCGAACCGGTCGACACTGCCGCCGTACCCCCGCGTCCGGAGGCGACGGCCGGCACCGTGCCGGGCACTCCTGCTCACGCGGCATCCGACGACACCGCGGTCACCGCCCCTCAGGCGGTGACCCCGGCACCCGGCCTGCCGGTCGAGCCCGCCCCGGCGACGTGGCCGCAGCCGGCCGTCGCCGCGCAGCCCGGCCCGCAGCCGCCGGCCCACGCCTACCCGGCCACGGCCTACCCGCAATCCGCCCCGCCGTCGGCCTACCCGCAGTCGGCTCCGCCGTCGGGCTACCCGCAGTCCGCGCAGCCCGGCTCCGCGTACCCGGGGACTCCGGCGGGTTACCCGACGTCCGGTTACCCGGCCGCCGGTTACCCCACGGGCTCGTACCCGACCGCGGGCCAGCCCGCGTGGACCCCGCCCGGCACGCCCGGCAAGAGCGTCGGGGGGACCATCGCGAAGGTGGCCCTGGGCTCGGTCGCCGCGGTCGTGCTCGCGCTGGGCTCCGGCGTGGCCGGAGCGGTGATCGCGACCAACTACGCCGAGGACGGCAAGATCACGGTGTCGTCCGGCAGCACCGCCGCCGCGCCCGTGGTGGACCGCTCGTCGCTGGCCGGCGTGGCCAAGGCGATGCAGCCCAGCGTGGTGAACATCAGCACCGGGTCCGGCGAGGGCTCGGGCATCGTGCTCACCGAGGACGGCTACATCCTCACCAACAACCACGTGGTCGCCGGGGCCCAGAACCAGGACGTCACGGTCACCCTGTCCAGCGGCAAGAAGGTGCCGGCCAAGGTCGTGGGCACCGACCCGCGTACCGACCTCGGCGTGGTGAAGGCGAACACCAACGGCCTGACGCTGGCCCCCTTCGGCAACAGCGACCAGGTGGCCGTCGGCGACACCGTGCTGGCCATCGGCAGCCCGCTGGGCCTGCGCGGTTCGGTGACCGCCGGCATCATCAGCGCCCGCGACCGCACCATCTCGGTCGGCGAGGGCCGCTCGACCTCGCTGTCCGGCCTGCTGCAGACCGACGCCCCGATCAATCCCGGCAACTCCGGCGGCGCGCTGGTCAACACCAAGGGTGAGGTGATCGGCATCAACACCGCCATCGCCACCAACGGCAGCAGCGACGGCAACATCGGCGTCGGCTTCGCCATCCCGAGCAACAAGGCCAAGGGCATCGCCGAGCAGATCATGAACGGCAAGCCGGTGAGCCACCCGTACCTCGGTGTCTCGGTGACCGCCTCGAACGACGGCGGCGCCGCGGTCAGCGCGGTGACCGAGAACAGCCCGGCCAACAAGGCGGGGCTGCAGAAGGGCGACATCATCAGCAAGTTCAACGGGAAAATCATCAACGACAGCGATGACCTGGTGTCTGCCGTCTAA
- a CDS encoding efflux RND transporter permease subunit: MSFLARLSLANRGLVALISVAILGAGAFVLPQLRQQMFPDLQFPMVSVVAAYPGATPEIVEQQVAIPIEQAVAGVSGVTSVTSTSRNGSVSVSVAFDFGADVDQVEGDIQQALARIDARLPQNVDPTVFAGTTDDIPVIQLAASGAGGDDQELARRVRATVLPALNNIEGVREATLSGDRTPQVTINLDPAKLAAKGLTAQAVTGALTANGVSMPGGVISDGGLVYSVAVGSRFTTVEQLGDLYLGSAAAARPTAGKPAAPAAPTQLKDVATVVSAPADATTLTRTNGKPSLGVGVTALPGANAVEISHQVNDKLPELAAQLGTGGALQVIFDQAPEVERSVSSLTTEGALGLAFAVLVILVFLLSVRSTLVTAVSIPVSVVIALIALWAGDYSLNLLTLGGLTIAIGRVVDDSIVVLENIKRHLEYGEPKKEAILTAVKEVSGAVTASTLTTVAVFLPVALVGGMVGQLFGPFGLTVTAALLASLLVSLTIVPVMAYWFLKSPQGTAEELEAIRTKAEAKELRSPLQRAYVPILRWSLGHRLVTLLLAFGVIAGTGFLATRIETSFIESSGNSFSISQTMPIGTSLATTDEAAKRIETILDSTDGVKSYQVTVGGGGGIFGGGGGANTTQARFQVTSGTGTDQKTLTDSLRDKIDALDDSAVGEVVVGAVQGGFGGNGLEVAVEAADDATLRAAAEQIRAAVAELPNVTEVDSDLAANTPQVQVTLDRAAAARAGLSDAALGQLVGQAFRGTTLTRVVLNGIEQPVVLRSGAAPADIAALRALPIGPGVTLDDVADVNTVAGPSQINRVDQVRTAKVTGTPSAEALGTINAELDKKLKTLDLPDGATYSIGGVTEAQQDAFADLGLAMLVAIALVFIIMIATFRGLVQPLILLISVPFAATGALGLLAITGQPLGLAAMIGLLMLVGIVVTNAIVLLDLINQYRADGYTTRDAIIEGGRRRLRPILMTAVATIFALLPMSLGLTESSAFISQPLAVVVIGGLVSSTLLTLVLVPVLYSLVEGFKARVKRKRNAGKHAAPRHEGHAEPTAAPVAQQPRTDLTDEDLAEAVR, from the coding sequence ATGTCATTCCTGGCCAGGCTGAGCCTCGCCAACCGCGGACTAGTCGCGCTGATCAGCGTGGCGATCCTCGGTGCGGGTGCTTTCGTGCTGCCGCAGCTGCGCCAGCAGATGTTCCCCGACCTGCAGTTCCCGATGGTCTCCGTGGTCGCCGCATACCCCGGCGCCACGCCCGAGATCGTCGAGCAGCAGGTCGCCATCCCGATCGAGCAGGCGGTCGCCGGCGTCAGCGGGGTGACCAGCGTGACGTCGACGTCGCGCAACGGCTCCGTCTCCGTGAGCGTGGCCTTCGACTTCGGCGCGGACGTCGACCAGGTCGAGGGCGACATCCAGCAGGCGCTGGCGCGCATCGACGCCCGGCTGCCGCAGAACGTGGACCCGACGGTGTTCGCGGGCACCACCGACGACATCCCGGTCATCCAGCTGGCCGCCAGCGGCGCGGGCGGCGACGACCAGGAGCTGGCCCGCCGCGTGCGCGCCACCGTGCTGCCGGCCCTGAACAACATCGAGGGCGTACGCGAGGCGACGCTGTCCGGCGACCGCACCCCGCAGGTCACCATCAACCTGGACCCGGCCAAGCTGGCCGCCAAGGGCCTCACCGCGCAGGCGGTGACCGGCGCGCTGACCGCCAACGGCGTCAGCATGCCCGGCGGCGTGATCAGCGACGGCGGCCTGGTCTACTCGGTCGCGGTCGGCAGTCGCTTCACCACCGTCGAGCAGCTCGGCGACCTCTACCTCGGCTCGGCCGCCGCCGCGCGCCCGACCGCCGGCAAGCCCGCCGCCCCGGCCGCTCCCACCCAGCTCAAGGACGTCGCCACGGTCGTCTCGGCGCCCGCCGACGCGACCACGCTGACCCGCACCAACGGCAAGCCGAGCCTCGGCGTCGGCGTCACCGCCCTGCCCGGCGCGAACGCCGTGGAGATCTCGCACCAGGTCAACGACAAGCTCCCCGAGCTCGCCGCACAGCTCGGCACGGGCGGCGCGCTGCAGGTCATCTTCGACCAGGCACCCGAGGTCGAGCGCTCGGTCAGCAGCCTGACCACCGAGGGCGCGCTGGGCCTGGCCTTCGCCGTGCTGGTGATCCTGGTCTTCCTGCTGTCGGTCCGCTCGACCCTGGTCACCGCCGTGTCGATCCCGGTGAGCGTGGTCATCGCGCTGATCGCACTGTGGGCCGGCGACTACTCGCTCAACCTGCTCACCCTGGGCGGTCTGACGATCGCGATCGGCCGGGTGGTCGACGACTCGATCGTGGTGCTGGAGAACATCAAACGCCACCTGGAGTACGGCGAACCGAAGAAGGAGGCCATCCTCACCGCGGTGAAGGAGGTCTCCGGCGCGGTGACCGCCTCGACGCTGACCACCGTCGCGGTGTTCCTGCCCGTCGCGCTGGTCGGCGGCATGGTCGGCCAGCTGTTCGGCCCGTTCGGCCTGACCGTGACCGCGGCGCTGCTGGCCTCCCTGCTGGTGTCGCTGACCATCGTCCCGGTCATGGCGTACTGGTTCCTCAAGTCGCCGCAGGGCACCGCCGAGGAGCTCGAGGCGATCCGGACCAAGGCCGAGGCCAAGGAGCTGCGCAGCCCCCTGCAGCGGGCGTACGTGCCGATCCTGCGCTGGTCGCTGGGCCACCGGCTCGTCACCCTGCTGCTGGCGTTCGGCGTGATCGCCGGCACCGGCTTCCTCGCCACCCGGATCGAGACCAGCTTCATCGAGAGCTCCGGCAACTCGTTCTCGATCTCGCAGACGATGCCTATCGGCACCTCGCTGGCCACCACCGACGAGGCGGCCAAGCGGATCGAGACGATCCTCGACTCCACCGACGGCGTGAAGTCGTACCAGGTGACGGTCGGCGGTGGCGGCGGCATCTTCGGCGGTGGCGGCGGCGCCAACACCACCCAGGCCCGCTTCCAGGTGACCTCGGGAACCGGCACGGACCAGAAGACGCTCACCGACTCGCTGCGCGACAAGATCGACGCACTGGACGACAGCGCCGTCGGCGAGGTCGTGGTCGGCGCGGTGCAGGGCGGCTTCGGCGGCAACGGCCTGGAGGTCGCGGTCGAGGCGGCCGACGACGCCACGCTGCGCGCCGCGGCCGAGCAGATCCGCGCGGCCGTCGCCGAGCTGCCCAACGTCACCGAGGTCGACAGCGACCTGGCCGCCAACACCCCGCAGGTCCAGGTCACCCTGGACCGGGCCGCGGCGGCGCGGGCCGGGCTGAGCGACGCCGCACTCGGGCAGCTGGTCGGGCAGGCGTTCCGCGGCACCACGCTGACCCGCGTCGTGCTCAACGGCATCGAGCAGCCGGTGGTGCTGCGCAGCGGAGCGGCCCCGGCCGACATCGCCGCGCTGCGCGCCCTGCCGATCGGCCCCGGCGTCACCCTGGACGACGTCGCCGACGTCAACACGGTCGCCGGCCCGAGCCAGATCAACCGCGTGGACCAGGTCCGCACGGCCAAGGTGACCGGCACGCCGAGCGCCGAGGCGCTGGGCACGATCAACGCCGAGCTGGACAAGAAGCTGAAGACCCTCGACCTGCCCGACGGCGCGACGTACTCCATCGGCGGTGTCACCGAGGCTCAGCAGGACGCCTTCGCCGACCTGGGCCTGGCCATGCTGGTCGCCATCGCGCTGGTGTTCATCATCATGATCGCCACGTTCCGCGGGCTGGTGCAGCCGCTGATCCTGCTGATCTCGGTGCCGTTCGCGGCGACCGGCGCGCTGGGTCTGCTGGCCATCACCGGCCAGCCGCTCGGCCTGGCCGCGATGATCGGTCTGCTGATGCTCGTCGGCATCGTGGTCACCAACGCGATCGTGCTGCTCGACCTGATCAACCAGTACCGGGCCGACGGCTACACCACGCGTGACGCGATCATCGAGGGCGGCCGCCGCCGCCTGCGCCCGATCCTGATGACGGCGGTGGCGACCATCTTCGCGCTGCTGCCGATGTCGCTGGGCCTGACCGAGTCGAGCGCCTTCATCTCGCAGCCGCTGGCCGTCGTGGTGATCGGCGGTCTGGTCAGCTCCACGCTGCTCACGCTGGTCCTGGTGCCGGTCCTCTACTCCCTGGTGGAGGGCTTCAAGGCCCGGGTCAAGCGCAAGCGCAACGCGGGCAAGCACGCCGCCCCGCGCCACGAGGGTCACGCCGAGCCGACCGCCGCGCCCGTCGCGCAGCAGCCGCGCACCGACCTGACCGACGAGGACCTGGCCGAGGCCGTTCGCTGA
- a CDS encoding response regulator transcription factor, with protein sequence MKPEKGEQRRLLVVDDEPTIVSLLSASLRFVGFEVRTAATGAQALAVAAEFKPELLVLDVMLPDCDGFEVVRRLRAGGAHVPVLFLTARDGVQDKITGLTVGGDDYVTKPFSLEEVVARIRAVLRRTYTGAAAPTDDTTLRFADLELDEETHDVRRAGKLVRLSPTEFKLLHYLLVNADRVVSKAQILDHVWRYDFGGDARIVESYISLLRRKVDTVDPPLIHTLRGFGYSLRLPRS encoded by the coding sequence ATGAAACCGGAGAAGGGCGAGCAGCGCCGCCTGCTCGTGGTGGACGACGAGCCGACCATCGTGTCGCTGCTCTCGGCCAGCCTGCGATTCGTCGGCTTCGAAGTGCGCACCGCGGCCACCGGCGCGCAGGCGCTGGCCGTGGCCGCCGAGTTCAAGCCCGAACTGCTGGTGCTCGACGTGATGCTGCCCGACTGCGACGGCTTCGAGGTGGTCCGCCGGCTGCGGGCCGGCGGTGCGCACGTGCCCGTGCTGTTCCTGACCGCCCGTGACGGCGTGCAGGACAAGATCACCGGGTTGACGGTGGGCGGCGACGACTACGTCACCAAGCCGTTCAGCCTGGAGGAGGTCGTCGCCCGGATCCGGGCCGTGCTGCGCCGCACGTACACCGGCGCGGCCGCGCCCACCGACGACACCACGCTGCGTTTCGCCGACCTCGAACTCGACGAGGAGACCCACGACGTACGCCGGGCCGGCAAGCTGGTGCGGCTCAGCCCGACCGAGTTCAAGCTGCTGCACTACCTGCTGGTCAACGCCGACCGGGTGGTCAGCAAGGCGCAGATCCTCGACCACGTCTGGCGCTACGACTTCGGCGGCGACGCCCGGATCGTCGAGTCCTACATCTCGCTGCTGCGCCGCAAGGTCGACACGGTCGACCCGCCGCTGATCCACACGCTGCGCGGGTTCGGCTACTCCCTGCGGCTGCCGAGATCGTGA